In Neisseria dentiae, one DNA window encodes the following:
- a CDS encoding TolC family protein: MLKLKTLPLFFLFAFITPAANGFTLLDAWRAALDYSADFSAAKHERNAESEKKNQARAELLPQVSVGASYQRQPYSLSSTTKSYGWNVQATQVLFDRTRFAQYKQGKIAAEMADSRLDGKEDQLRMDVAKAYFDILLNKDKLAAITDEKNAYARQLERAQEMFKQGAATILDTHEAKSGYDAALAKEIDTMTQLQVAENTLANLTGLDPSQISPVKNDKALFDLIGETQEQEWQALAELHNPEWQLQRKTLEDATQALKAAKGSRLPTLTVNGGYQDNYNTYRTQDYFGNSFDTDYRSKGGMLNVQLSVPLFSGGKISSQIREAASREMQNKDLLTATERKVQLAVRQAYQTTRSSKIQTLAQQRLLETNRAKLEATQLGRQVGVRNNLEETQAQQEKADAEQKLAEAKYTYIQAYLQLLQNAGVLGDEEKISKVGTMLF; this comes from the coding sequence ATGCTGAAATTGAAAACCCTGCCATTGTTTTTCTTGTTTGCTTTTATCACGCCCGCAGCCAACGGTTTTACCCTGCTGGATGCATGGCGGGCCGCTTTGGATTATTCCGCCGATTTTTCCGCTGCCAAACACGAGCGCAATGCGGAATCTGAAAAGAAAAATCAGGCGCGGGCGGAACTGCTGCCTCAGGTTAGTGTCGGCGCCAGCTATCAAAGGCAACCCTATTCTCTTTCGTCCACAACCAAAAGCTACGGCTGGAACGTGCAAGCCACGCAGGTTTTGTTCGATAGAACGCGCTTTGCCCAATACAAGCAGGGCAAGATTGCTGCCGAAATGGCAGATTCACGCTTAGACGGCAAGGAAGACCAATTGAGAATGGATGTGGCGAAAGCCTATTTCGATATTTTGCTGAATAAAGACAAACTCGCGGCCATCACTGATGAAAAAAACGCTTATGCCCGCCAGCTTGAGCGGGCGCAGGAAATGTTTAAACAAGGTGCAGCCACCATTTTGGATACCCATGAGGCCAAATCAGGATACGATGCGGCTCTGGCAAAAGAAATCGATACCATGACCCAATTGCAAGTGGCTGAAAACACTTTGGCCAATCTCACCGGCTTGGATCCCAGCCAAATCAGCCCGGTGAAAAACGATAAGGCTTTATTCGATTTGATCGGCGAAACGCAAGAGCAGGAATGGCAGGCTTTGGCCGAACTGCACAATCCAGAATGGCAGTTGCAGCGCAAAACGCTGGAGGATGCAACCCAAGCGTTAAAGGCTGCCAAAGGCAGCCGCCTGCCCACACTAACTGTTAACGGTGGTTATCAAGACAACTACAACACTTACCGCACCCAAGATTATTTCGGCAACAGTTTTGATACGGACTATCGCAGCAAAGGCGGCATGCTTAATGTACAACTGAGCGTGCCGCTATTTAGCGGCGGTAAAATTTCCAGCCAAATCCGCGAAGCCGCCTCACGGGAAATGCAGAATAAAGACCTGCTCACCGCCACCGAGCGGAAAGTGCAACTGGCAGTAAGGCAGGCTTATCAAACCACCCGCAGCAGTAAAATCCAAACGCTTGCCCAACAGCGCCTTTTGGAAACCAACCGCGCCAAACTGGAAGCCACCCAACTGGGACGGCAGGTAGGAGTTCGTAATAATTTGGAAGAAACCCAAGCACAGCAGGAAAAAGCTGATGCAGAACAGAAACTTGCCGAAGCCAAATACACCTATATCCAGGCTTATTTGCAATTGCTGCAAAACGCCGGAGTGTTGGGGGACGAAGAGAAAATAAGCAAAGTAGGCACAATGCTGTTTTAA
- a CDS encoding bacteriocin produces the protein MKELNQCELKNVVGGLVRPWLALWLAKKILGGK, from the coding sequence ATGAAAGAGTTGAATCAATGTGAATTGAAAAATGTAGTTGGTGGTCTAGTACGTCCGTGGCTGGCGCTTTGGTTGGCGAAGAAAATTTTAGGTGGAAAATGA
- a CDS encoding bacteriocin translates to MKTLSKKELQQVTGGIVNGGCTPPWPWPWLPKLPTNVPLF, encoded by the coding sequence ATGAAAACACTAAGCAAAAAAGAGCTTCAACAGGTAACTGGTGGTATTGTTAATGGTGGTTGCACGCCCCCTTGGCCTTGGCCGTGGTTGCCCAAGCTCCCTACTAATGTTCCGTTGTTTTAA
- a CDS encoding class IIb bacteriocin, lactobin A/cerein 7B family — protein sequence MQELKNNELEQVSGGWVKFLAGVVVGVVTLGFNDGRSDKRS from the coding sequence ATGCAAGAGCTGAAAAACAATGAGTTGGAACAGGTTTCTGGCGGCTGGGTAAAATTTTTGGCGGGTGTTGTTGTTGGTGTAGTAACTTTGGGTTTCAATGATGGAAGGTCAGATAAAAGAAGCTAA
- a CDS encoding HlyD family secretion protein, producing the protein MAENNSFFRPEIFEAKKNKWTGHVVLSRPFSFVFLTGCAAAGAFTLIVFAFFGSYTRKTTVEGQLLPVSGMVRVYAPDTGVVTAKKVNDGDYVKQGDELLTVSTPRYSGGGDVRARLVKEAEMKKDMLLQEIERQKKVQQGEARSLTDAVARLESQLADVRSQIKGQAKRVELAAQIIGKYRPLLKKGFISEQQMIEYENEHLNQESQLDALKREEAGVLRELNTQRQTLADLPDKQKTELSQLNRTVSEITQEGLNLDLQQEQTIHASKSGYVSTSNVEVGQQVSPSQLLMSIVPGKTELVANLYVPSRAAGFINPNDRVVLRYQAYPYQKFGHAEGKIISIAKTALGKQELASLGGVSADSENQAIQAQANEPVYLVKVKLAKQTVKVYGQEKPLQIGMVAEADILHERKKLYEWVLDPLYSITGKLTR; encoded by the coding sequence ATGGCTGAAAACAACAGTTTTTTCCGCCCCGAAATTTTCGAGGCGAAGAAGAATAAGTGGACGGGGCATGTGGTGTTGTCGCGGCCGTTTTCTTTTGTATTTTTAACGGGCTGTGCGGCGGCGGGGGCGTTTACGCTGATTGTTTTCGCCTTTTTCGGCAGCTATACGCGCAAAACCACGGTGGAGGGGCAGCTTTTGCCTGTGTCGGGGATGGTGCGGGTGTATGCGCCGGATACGGGTGTAGTAACGGCCAAAAAGGTTAACGACGGCGATTATGTGAAGCAGGGAGACGAGTTGCTGACGGTTTCTACGCCGAGATACAGCGGCGGCGGGGATGTGCGCGCCAGGCTGGTTAAAGAGGCGGAAATGAAGAAGGATATGCTGTTGCAGGAAATCGAGCGGCAGAAAAAAGTGCAGCAGGGCGAGGCGCGCTCGTTAACCGACGCGGTGGCGAGGTTGGAGAGCCAGTTGGCCGATGTGCGCAGCCAGATTAAAGGGCAGGCCAAGCGGGTGGAATTGGCGGCGCAGATTATCGGGAAATACCGGCCTTTGCTGAAAAAGGGCTTTATTTCCGAGCAGCAGATGATCGAATATGAAAACGAGCATTTGAATCAGGAATCGCAGTTGGATGCGCTCAAGCGGGAAGAGGCGGGCGTGTTGCGCGAATTGAATACGCAAAGGCAGACGTTGGCAGATTTGCCGGACAAACAGAAAACGGAGCTTAGCCAGCTTAACCGCACGGTGTCGGAAATTACTCAGGAAGGGCTGAACCTGGATTTGCAGCAGGAGCAGACGATTCATGCCAGTAAGTCGGGTTATGTGAGCACTTCCAATGTGGAAGTGGGGCAGCAGGTTAGCCCTTCGCAATTGTTGATGAGTATTGTGCCGGGTAAAACCGAGTTGGTGGCGAATCTGTATGTGCCGAGCCGGGCTGCGGGGTTTATCAATCCCAACGATAGGGTGGTGCTGCGCTATCAGGCTTATCCTTACCAAAAGTTCGGCCATGCAGAGGGCAAGATTATTTCGATTGCGAAAACGGCTTTGGGCAAGCAGGAGTTGGCCAGTTTGGGCGGTGTGTCTGCCGACAGTGAAAACCAGGCGATACAGGCGCAGGCAAACGAGCCGGTGTATTTGGTAAAGGTGAAATTGGCAAAACAAACGGTAAAGGTATATGGCCAAGAAAAGCCGCTGCAAATCGGCATGGTGGCCGAGGCTGATATTCTGCACGAGCGTAAAAAGCTTTATGAATGGGTGCTCGACCCGCTTTACAGTATCACGGGGAAATTGACGCGATGA